The DNA sequence TGCCGGAGTAGGATATTGCGTTGTCGGTATAGGTTGGATTTCTACCTGAGGATTAGGGCAAAGGCGGAAAATTTCCTGTGTGAATTCGTACCATGTTGTTTTGCCTGCGCAGGACATATTATAAGTGCCCCATTTTTCTTCCTTATTTGTGTACATGACCTGATGTAAAGCTAAAGCAGTACCCTCAGCTACAGAACGTGCCCACGTAGGGGCGCCGATTTGATCATTGACAACTGAAATGATCGGCTTGGTTTGGGCCAGGCTGAGCATTGTCAAAAGGAAGTTTTTACCGCGGTTTGAATAAATCCAGCTTGTGCGGAAGATAAGGTATTTGCAGCCGGAGTTTACAATAGCAAGTTCACCTTGCAGCTTAGCAGAGCCATAGGCACTTAAAGGTTTCGAAGCCGCTGTTTCGGAATAGGGAATTTGGGCAGTGCCATCAAAGATATAGTCGGTCGAAAAGTGAACAAGGATAGCCCCGCTTTTGCGGGCTTCGTCAGCTAAAATGGCCGGTCCTTTGGAATTGACGGCATTGTTAAGGTCTAACTCACTTTCAGCTTTATCTACAGAGGTATAAGCCCCTGCATTTACAATGATGTGCGGACGCACTTTCTGTACTGTAGCACGTATCGTTGCTGCATCTTTTAGGTCGAGCGTATCATAATCCGTAGCGAAGACTTCCCCTAATGCAG is a window from the Parachlamydiales bacterium genome containing:
- the rfbD gene encoding dTDP-4-dehydrorhamnose reductase; the protein is MKRILLIGKNGQIGWELHRTLSALGEVFATDYDTLDLKDAATIRATVQKVRPHIIVNAGAYTSVDKAESELDLNNAVNSKGPAILADEARKSGAILVHFSTDYIFDGTAQIPYSETAASKPLSAYGSAKLQGELAIVNSGCKYLIFRTSWIYSNRGKNFLLTMLSLAQTKPIISVVNDQIGAPTWARSVAEGTALALHQVMYTNKEEKWGTYNMSCAGKTTWYEFTQEIFRLCPNPQVEIQPIPTTQYPTPAKRPAFSLLDNQKILNTFNISLPHWKQALELCLQERTTV